The Brachyhypopomus gauderio isolate BG-103 chromosome 2, BGAUD_0.2, whole genome shotgun sequence genome contains a region encoding:
- the c1qtnf13 gene encoding complement C1q tumor necrosis factor-related protein 4, protein MHSLIHLRKGVGGRRSSGNMVYLSVILIYLDHAMSFHPVVMPTGPGSAFSATQSSSRVGGSLHVLTFDRLLVNVGGDFSPDTGYFRCRVPGVYYFTFTVGKYPKKLLSVMLVKNGREVQATAYNEYRKRGRKVQSQSVMSRLKATDTVWLLTQSSPDYGLYSTAAPYITFTGYLVYPESASSEGHLNNHLSPPQPRPECLYLEHPGYSWNQGDTGEVRSAFSVARTSPVLGENGSPDSKEALKFDVEYVNLGGHFNKSSGRFTCRFPGVYFFAFTVGKHPCRVVSVKLMTGSVTVQAMVFDEDTSNKRGMQSQSVLLPLERGDVVWLYSQQGERYGVYSNHGRYTTFTGFLLYPE, encoded by the coding sequence GTGTGGGAGGACGGAGATCATCAGGCAATATGGTTTATCTCTCAGTCATTCTCATCTACCTGGACCATGCCATGTCTTTCCACCCTGTTGTTATGCCAACAGGCCCAGGCTCCGCCTTCTCAGCCACACAAAGCAGCAGCAGGGTGGGTGGTTCTTTGCATGTCCTCACGTTCGACCGCCTCCTCGTCAACGTGGGCGGAGACTTCAGCCCAGATACGGGCTACTTCCGCTGCCGCGTGCCCGGTGTGTATTATTTTACCTTCACGGTGGGTAAGTACCCCAAGAAGCTGCTGTCGGTGATGCTGGTGAAGAACGGGCGGGAGGTGCAGGCCACGGCCTACAACGAGTATCGCAAACGGGGCCGCAAGGTACAGAGCCAGAGTGTGATGAGCAGGCTGAAGGCCACGGACACGGTCTGGCTTCTCACGCAGTCCAGCCCAGACTACGGCCTTTACAGCACTGCTGCACCATACATCACCTTCACCGGCTATCTGGTGTACCCAGAGTCCGCGTCCTCCGAGGGACACCTGAACAACCACCTGTCCCCACCGCAGCCCCGGCCCGAGTGCCTTTACCTGGAACACCCTGGCTACAGCTGGAACCAAGGAGACACCGGTGAGGTGAGGTCTGCGTTTTCCGTGGCTAGGACCTCCCCAGTCCTGGGAGAGAACGGGAGCCCTGACAGTAAGGAGGCGCTAAAGTTCGATGTGGAGTACGTCAACCTCGGCGGCCACTTCAACAAGTCGTCGGGCCGGTTCACCTGTCGCTTCCCGGGTGTGTATTTCTTCGCCTTCACTGTGGGGAAACACCCATGCAGGGTTGTGTCAGTGAAGCTGATGACGGGTAGTGTCACGGTGCAGGCCATGGTGTTCGACGAGGACACGTCTAACAAGAGAGGGATGCAGAGCCAGAGTGTCCTACTCCCGCTGGAGAGAGGAGACGTTGTTTGGCTCTACAGCCAGCAGGGAGAACGCTACGGTGTCTACAGCAATCACGGACGCTACACAACCTTCACCGGATTCCTCCTGTACCCCGAGTGA
- the LOC143502346 gene encoding chitin synthase-like, giving the protein MFLFCLHFSSHECLALQNSKDWIEALQIKFNDFPLHKDTLSEDETEFWNQLQKRYLEPLKENKEQQQKIAKDLKELRNKVTFAFFVCNALWLVATFFLQTIGNAVTLSIPKMYPNGTTAVGERFSIDPVSLMFLLSFSLLLLMQFLAMLYHRIYTLIHFVAYVNTETKTVRKYTNENDTVHPKVPDISEANSEYEKKYETVLCIQNPAAVQ; this is encoded by the exons ATGTTTCTATTTTGTCTTCACTTCAGTTCCCATGAGTGTCTTGCACTACAAAACTCAAAAG ACTGGATTGAAGCTCTACAGATCAAATTTAATGACTTCCCACTACACAAGGACACGCTGTCAGAG gATGAAACTGAATTTTGGAACCAGCTTCAGAAACGGTATCTAGAACCTCTAAAAGAGAACAAAGAACAGCAGCAGAAAATAGCCAAAGACCTCAAAGAGCTGAGAAACAAG GTGACGTTTGCCTTTTTCGTCTGCAACGCTCTGTGGTTAGTTGCCACCTTTTTCCTCCAGACCATCGGTAATGCTGTCACCCTGTCCATTCCAAAGATGTACCCGAACGGCACTACTGCAGTGGGGGAAAGGTTCTCCATCGATCCGGTGTCCTTGATGTTTCTCCTGAGTTTCTCACTACTGCTTTTAATGCAGTTTCTTGCAATGCTTTACCACAG AATCTACACATTGATTCATTTTGTGGCCTATGTTAATACAGAGACAAAAACTGTTAGGAAATACACTAACGAGAATGACACAGTTCACCCAAAG GTTCCTGACATTTCTGAAGCTAACTCTGAATATGAGAAAAAGTATGAGACAGTTTTGTGCATACAGAACCCAGCTGCTGTACAGTGA